From Cannabis sativa cultivar Pink pepper isolate KNU-18-1 chromosome 8, ASM2916894v1, whole genome shotgun sequence, a single genomic window includes:
- the LOC115700531 gene encoding CSC1-like protein At1g69450 isoform X2 has product MLVSALLTSVGINSGLCIIFFTLYSILSKQPSNYEVYVPRLMAQGKSKRRDNFNLERLIPSTGWLKSAYMLSEEELLSSSGLDAVVFMHVITFSLKVFLFAGVIGIFVILPVNCSGDKLDNLDLTNLFNNSLDVFTISNVNNGSKSLWIHFSAIYVVTIFVCYLLYYEYRYISLKRLSYFASSKPQPHQFTILVRSVPISPGSSISDCVDSFFKEFHPSTYLSNVVVHRTNKIRNIIYDAKKLYRRLIYLRSDPAEHKYHRSCCFGLCGKKVDLVDHYGKRLNSVEENLRLQRTGVSFTGEEVRAAFVSFKSRYGAATAFHMQQSINPTHWVTEEAPEPHDVYWPFFSSSFMRRWISKLVIIVACILLTILFLIPVVLVQGLTNLSQLEMWFPFLKSFLTITMVSQIVTGYLPNLILLLFLKMVPPIMEFLSSIQGYISHSDIEKSACNKVLWFTIWNIFFATVFSGSALSQLNIFLEPKNIPSKLAKAVPAQASFFIAYVVTSGWTSASSELFRVIPLFCSLLTRPFTDCKDDELEVPSIAFHKDIPRILFFGLLGITYFFLAPLILPFLLVYFFLGYIIFRNQFINVYAPTYETAGKFWPIVHNSMIFSLLLMHAIAVGIFTLKKLPKASTLIIPLPILTLLFNEYCRKRFLPNFIAYSAESLIKRDRQDDGDPAMAEFFEKLVTSYEDPAMMPIHFSSDTDSLHSPLIHSVRV; this is encoded by the exons ATGCTTGTTTCTGCCCTCTTGACCTCAGTGGGAATAAACTCTGGTCTGTGTATCATATTTTTCACTTTGTACTCTATATTGAGCAAACAACCCAGCAATTATGAAGTTTATGTGCCTCGTTTGATGGCCCAAGGGAAATCTAAAAGGAGAGATAATTTCAACTTGGAAAGGCTTATACCTTCTACTGGTTGGTTGAAAAGTGCTTATATGCTCTCTGAAGAGGAATTGTTATCGTCCTCGGGTTTGGATGCTGTCGTTTTTATGCATGTTATTACCTTCAG TTTGAAAGTTTTTTTGTTTGCTGGGGTTATTGGAATCTTTGTTATTCTCCCAGTGAATTGTTCCGGAGACAAGCTTGACAATCTTGACTTAACTAATCTGTTTAATAACTCATTGGACGTGTTTACCATTTCGAATGTAAACAATGGCTCAAAAAG CCTATGGATTCACTTCTCTGCTATTTATGTAGTTACAATATTTGTTTGCTACCTACTCTATTAT GAGTACAGATATATATCATTGAAAAGGTTGTCTTATTTTGCTTCATCCAAGCCTCAACCACACCAGTTCACTATCTTGGTTCGTAGTGTGCCTATTTCTCCCGGTAGCAGTATCAGTGACTGCGTTGACAGCTTTTTTAAAGAATTTCACCCATCAACATATCTGTCAAATGTAGTTGTTCATCGAACAAACAAAATTCGAAATATCATT TATGATGCCAAGAAATTGTACAGAAGGCTCATATATCTACGGTCGGATCCCGCTGAACACAAGTATCACCGTAGCTGCTGTTTTGGACTTTGTGGCAAGAAGGTTGATCTTGTAGACCATTATGGAAAGAGATTAAATAGTGTAGAGGAAAATTTAAGACTGCAGCGAACAGGGGTCTCATTCACAGGAGAA GAAGTTCGGGCAGCTTTTGTGTCCTTTAAGTCTCGGTATGGTGCTGCTACTGCTTTTCACATGCAACAATCAATCAATCCCACACACTGGGTCACAGAGGAAGCTCCTGAGCCCCATGATGTTTACTGGCCTTTCTTTTCATCATCATTCATGCGAAGATGGATATCTAAGCTGGTGATTATTGTTGCATGTATTCTTCTTACAATCTTATTTCTTATACCAGTTGTACTTGTGCAAGGTCTTACTAACTTGAGTCAGCTGGAAATGTGGTTTCCCTTCCTCAAAAGCTTTCTGACCAT AACTATGGTTAGTCAAATTGTCACGGGATATCTTCCTAATCTTATTCttctgttatttttaaaaatggtGCCCCCAATTATGGAGTTCCTTTCATCTATTCAAGGATATATCTCTCACAGTGACATAGAAAAGAGTGCATGCAATAAAGTACTTTGGTTCACAATATGGAACATATTTTTTGCTACTGTATTTTCTGGCTCAGCCTTATCTCAGCTTAACATCTTCCTCGAGCCCAAGAATATTCCTTCTAAGTTAGCTAAGGCTGTCCCTGCACAG GCATCATTTTTCATAGCATACGTTGTAACATCTGGATGGACAAGTGCTTCATCAGAATTGTTTCGTGTAATTCCTTTATTTTGCAGTCTGCTAACGAGACCATTTACCGACTGTAAAGATGATGAACTTGAAGTTCCTTCTATTGCATTCCACAAGGACATTCCAAGAATTCTTTTCTTTGGACTGCTTGGAATTACATACTTCTTTCTAGCTCCGCTTATTCTGCCCTTTCTCTTGGTGTACTTCTTTCTTGGATACATAATTTTTCGTAATCAG TTTATTAATGTTTATGCACCTACGTATGAAACTGCGGGCAAGTTTTGGCCTATTGTGCACAATTCAATGATATTTTCTCTGCTACTCATGCACGCCATTGCAGTGGGAATATTTACATTGAAGAAGCTTCCTAAAGCATCAACATTAATTATTCCTCTTCCAATCCTCACTCTTCTTTTCAACGAGTACTGCCGCAAACGCTTCCTTCCAAACTTTATTGCCTACTCTGCCGAG AGTTTGATTAAAAGAGATAGGCAAGACGATGGCGATCCTGCAATGGCTGAGTTTTTTGAAAAACTGGTCACGTCATATGAGGACCCTGCTATGATGCCAATTCATTTCTCTTCTGATACTGACAGCCTTCACAGTCCCTTAATCCATTCAGTTCGAGTTTAA
- the LOC115700531 gene encoding CSC1-like protein At1g69450 isoform X1 has translation MLVSALLTSVGINSGLCIIFFTLYSILSKQPSNYEVYVPRLMAQGKSKRRDNFNLERLIPSTGWLKSAYMLSEEELLSSSGLDAVVFMHVITFSLKVFLFAGVIGIFVILPVNCSGDKLDNLDLTNLFNNSLDVFTISNVNNGSKSLWIHFSAIYVVTIFVCYLLYYEYRYISLKRLSYFASSKPQPHQFTILVRSVPISPGSSISDCVDSFFKEFHPSTYLSNVVVHRTNKIRNIIYDAKKLYRRLIYLRSDPAEHKYHRSCCFGLCGKKVDLVDHYGKRLNSVEENLRLQRTGVSFTGEEVRAAFVSFKSRYGAATAFHMQQSINPTHWVTEEAPEPHDVYWPFFSSSFMRRWISKLVIIVACILLTILFLIPVVLVQGLTNLSQLEMWFPFLKSFLTITMVSQIVTGYLPNLILLLFLKMVPPIMEFLSSIQGYISHSDIEKSACNKVLWFTIWNIFFATVFSGSALSQLNIFLEPKNIPSKLAKAVPAQASFFIAYVVTSGWTSASSELFRVIPLFCSLLTRPFTDCKDDELEVPSIAFHKDIPRILFFGLLGITYFFLAPLILPFLLVYFFLGYIIFRNQFINVYAPTYETAGKFWPIVHNSMIFSLLLMHAIAVGIFTLKKLPKASTLIIPLPILTLLFNEYCRKRFLPNFIAYSAEVICKIMTILLYLVGFTLILSQLFLFIFQSLIKRDRQDDGDPAMAEFFEKLVTSYEDPAMMPIHFSSDTDSLHSPLIHSVRV, from the exons ATGCTTGTTTCTGCCCTCTTGACCTCAGTGGGAATAAACTCTGGTCTGTGTATCATATTTTTCACTTTGTACTCTATATTGAGCAAACAACCCAGCAATTATGAAGTTTATGTGCCTCGTTTGATGGCCCAAGGGAAATCTAAAAGGAGAGATAATTTCAACTTGGAAAGGCTTATACCTTCTACTGGTTGGTTGAAAAGTGCTTATATGCTCTCTGAAGAGGAATTGTTATCGTCCTCGGGTTTGGATGCTGTCGTTTTTATGCATGTTATTACCTTCAG TTTGAAAGTTTTTTTGTTTGCTGGGGTTATTGGAATCTTTGTTATTCTCCCAGTGAATTGTTCCGGAGACAAGCTTGACAATCTTGACTTAACTAATCTGTTTAATAACTCATTGGACGTGTTTACCATTTCGAATGTAAACAATGGCTCAAAAAG CCTATGGATTCACTTCTCTGCTATTTATGTAGTTACAATATTTGTTTGCTACCTACTCTATTAT GAGTACAGATATATATCATTGAAAAGGTTGTCTTATTTTGCTTCATCCAAGCCTCAACCACACCAGTTCACTATCTTGGTTCGTAGTGTGCCTATTTCTCCCGGTAGCAGTATCAGTGACTGCGTTGACAGCTTTTTTAAAGAATTTCACCCATCAACATATCTGTCAAATGTAGTTGTTCATCGAACAAACAAAATTCGAAATATCATT TATGATGCCAAGAAATTGTACAGAAGGCTCATATATCTACGGTCGGATCCCGCTGAACACAAGTATCACCGTAGCTGCTGTTTTGGACTTTGTGGCAAGAAGGTTGATCTTGTAGACCATTATGGAAAGAGATTAAATAGTGTAGAGGAAAATTTAAGACTGCAGCGAACAGGGGTCTCATTCACAGGAGAA GAAGTTCGGGCAGCTTTTGTGTCCTTTAAGTCTCGGTATGGTGCTGCTACTGCTTTTCACATGCAACAATCAATCAATCCCACACACTGGGTCACAGAGGAAGCTCCTGAGCCCCATGATGTTTACTGGCCTTTCTTTTCATCATCATTCATGCGAAGATGGATATCTAAGCTGGTGATTATTGTTGCATGTATTCTTCTTACAATCTTATTTCTTATACCAGTTGTACTTGTGCAAGGTCTTACTAACTTGAGTCAGCTGGAAATGTGGTTTCCCTTCCTCAAAAGCTTTCTGACCAT AACTATGGTTAGTCAAATTGTCACGGGATATCTTCCTAATCTTATTCttctgttatttttaaaaatggtGCCCCCAATTATGGAGTTCCTTTCATCTATTCAAGGATATATCTCTCACAGTGACATAGAAAAGAGTGCATGCAATAAAGTACTTTGGTTCACAATATGGAACATATTTTTTGCTACTGTATTTTCTGGCTCAGCCTTATCTCAGCTTAACATCTTCCTCGAGCCCAAGAATATTCCTTCTAAGTTAGCTAAGGCTGTCCCTGCACAG GCATCATTTTTCATAGCATACGTTGTAACATCTGGATGGACAAGTGCTTCATCAGAATTGTTTCGTGTAATTCCTTTATTTTGCAGTCTGCTAACGAGACCATTTACCGACTGTAAAGATGATGAACTTGAAGTTCCTTCTATTGCATTCCACAAGGACATTCCAAGAATTCTTTTCTTTGGACTGCTTGGAATTACATACTTCTTTCTAGCTCCGCTTATTCTGCCCTTTCTCTTGGTGTACTTCTTTCTTGGATACATAATTTTTCGTAATCAG TTTATTAATGTTTATGCACCTACGTATGAAACTGCGGGCAAGTTTTGGCCTATTGTGCACAATTCAATGATATTTTCTCTGCTACTCATGCACGCCATTGCAGTGGGAATATTTACATTGAAGAAGCTTCCTAAAGCATCAACATTAATTATTCCTCTTCCAATCCTCACTCTTCTTTTCAACGAGTACTGCCGCAAACGCTTCCTTCCAAACTTTATTGCCTACTCTGCCGAGGTAATCTGTAAAATCATGACAATTTTACTTTATCTTGTAGGTTTTACACTCATACTGAGCcagctttttcttttcattttccaGAGTTTGATTAAAAGAGATAGGCAAGACGATGGCGATCCTGCAATGGCTGAGTTTTTTGAAAAACTGGTCACGTCATATGAGGACCCTGCTATGATGCCAATTCATTTCTCTTCTGATACTGACAGCCTTCACAGTCCCTTAATCCATTCAGTTCGAGTTTAA